In Vespula pensylvanica isolate Volc-1 chromosome 2, ASM1446617v1, whole genome shotgun sequence, the genomic window ATTCtatgaataaaattctttaaaaacagTTAAAAGTATAATCGTAAGGCTTaactatttatttcattgtaataattattcatattttgttcGACGATCAATAATacttatgaaataataaagatgaaaataatgtcatgttaaaaaaaatgtcacaTAGAtagttgaatttttattaacaatgaaTATTAACTGCAGATGTATGTTGAGTATTAAAGtttacttaatttttattatttccctGAAGTAAGTATGCAAGTAGTTTTCGTTGCacacttttcttattttttatcgctCATCACAAACGGCTTGTGTCATAAGAGTAACTTTTGATGACTACATTTTATGACTCTAGGGCATaataacacacacataaacgCAATCCTGCATCAAGTGCATTGTTATGTTATTTTGCAATCAGCAATGCATTGCACGCAGGGTAGCGTTAATGTGTTAGGAAGCACCGTGACTTATGACAGATGTTCtgaaattcttattaatatatagcTTAATTATAacttcgtagaaaattttagaaatattggCAGTACTGGTAAGTACACACATAACTTATACATAATTCTGCGCATAATTCCTCTATAGAAACTAAAGACAAATCAATCTAAAAAATCACACTAAAAATATGACTGACTGTAGTTTGATCACAAGTTTTTCTGTTTTAGATTTTTCCGTAGCTAAAATACATTCGTGCGTTTTTCATAGCACAATATGAagtacttaaatatttataatcttatctAAAGGCAAtttcacttttccttttttcatcattaCTTATCGTTTCTACAAAATTATCGCATTCACTACTCCGATCTAGTATCGctatataaaagtttaataatataagtataatcgaaattttttctatatttattctatactTCTTCAAatgtgtctttctttttctatttttaacatatacataAGAAGAGAAACTCCGATTTGTTATGTGTTCAAAGTAAATTAGTTctcaatatttaatacttaataatataCTTCTCACTCTGGCAGgtatatacaattttcaacAATGTTTATTCTGTATATGTTTGAACTATATAGTACTTTTTACTGTACAAAGCTATGATCTTTCTTCAGGAATTTAGACAATTTTTCACTTATTGTCTCTTCATATGCTCAGACTTTATCAGTTTGCATACAAAGACAAACTTCtgaatcttttattatcaaattgtacagtacttttttcaaatattatcacCTATGTTTTACGATACGTTTTATCAACCGTTCAACTTGTCGATCAATTCTTAATACCATATAAAGTGATGCTAGTACACTGCATAAAGTTACTAAAAATCCTATACCTTGAAATATTAACTTTGGTGCAAAAATTTTCCAAACCATTAAGTGTCGGCAGTGAATTGTTGCAGCAAGCATGGAACCAAAAgtctgaaaaatttataatcaaataaatcaaaCAAATCTTATTAACATACataaaatcattgataataaCAACTTACTCTGATTCCatgaaacaatatatattttcctgaGGCAGCAAATATAGCCCCATGGAATATAGATTCTTGTTCATATAGTACAAGTTCACCTCTTTTCATGTTATCTTCGCAAATCTTATTTCTACATAAATTTGGGAATATGAGGTATAGCGTAAATGGAACAATCACTAATAGAGGTAACATTGCTCCCAATATAATGTATGATCCAAATGTATTGATCCCTATGTATAGAAATAATGTGTTGTAATATTCAAAGTTGATTGACAGATATAAGATCGCATTAAAAATAGCTAAAGATTTACCAATAAGAATTGCCGGTAATAAATTTCCATGAAAATGGCCACCTGTTCCAACAAAAGCAGCATCCCATTgaattttagaaaatgttGCTTGATGACCAGTTCCATAAAAGAAGTATTCTGCTATCAGAAACCAGCAAAGAAGTGTTGAGGTAGGTACATTGACAAGATCAGCTGTTTGTAACACAGAAATAATATACCATGAAATACTCATAGTTGCATTAGTATAACTTATCCCTAAATACTTACAGGCACTGGTTGCATGCTTATACCTCTCCATAGCAGACAAGCTCAAAACTGAGATACATGtgataaacattaaaaaagtaCTGGGAGATAACATATCACCTaacaataaagaatataacagCGTAAGAAAAGTGTTCAGTGAAATAAATGCAGCACTGTACACTGTACCCAAACCATAAACAACTGGAGTTTCGTctatattcgtttctttttgacATACcgattcctttattttttcaaacaattgAGGAATTATATTCTCACGTTGATAAATATTGattgattctttcttttttggtaaCAAGTATACATTAAGTGGCCGATAATAAAGGATAAATATGGAGAGAGAACATATCATATAAACCATGTTTGGTAATGCATACATTTGCCAAGAAAGAGCAAATTTTACTTTAGACAATTTTGGAAGCCTTTGTAAAACCCAATAACATCCGATGCAAACACCACTAATCACTGGACAATATTGTCCTACAATAATACTAAGTGAAAAACCTGTAAGATTCCCACAATTCCGCAACCAAATTCTAACAATTGTTATATACAATGCAAGCACGAATAAAGTGATAACTAATAAAATACGTTCTATATTTTTTGGTATGAAAGAACCAACTTTATTACTTACAAACATGGAGCAAGTACGATCTTGATGCTCTTCACGACATTgccaaaaataatatgataatctGATAGAAATACAAGCTAAACATAGAATGACGATTATAATTGTACTTGAATTTGATCTTGCTGATTGCCTGGAAAATGTCTTCATcctcttttcaatatttccttctcttacaCTAAAAACAAGTAAGCAAATTAATGTAACAAGTAGAAAAGCTAATACATTATCCTCTTCAACGATATAACTATTAGAAAATAAGCCGCAAAAAGTTAATATGAGTATTactctattaaaaaaagaccatttattaaatttacggtagctataaaaattcatcgagATTACATCCCAATTTGGAATAATTACTAGAAGTAGAAGGAAAATGGAAACTGTTCCAGTAGCAAAAAATATTGTGTTTTTTAAATctgtaataatatctaaaaagaacaaacaaagaaCTATCATAACAATTActgaatttattaatacagAGCACTGTAAAAATGGAGTATCAAATATTGCAGACATACGGTGTTGTGGAATACCACTTATAATCAAGTAAGAGAAGAACAAAGTGCAAAACATTAAAAGTAATCCTTTTGACATTAATTTAGAATCAAATTGCACCCAAACTTCTGAACATACATCTTTAAGTTCATTAAAGTATTGTTTTGAGTTTTCTACAAAAGATTTGAACtcttctaaattatttatttgctttaCTTGAATGGACagaaatgtatacatattttctaacCTTTGTAATTGTGTTTTAGTAAACAATTTTGTATCAGCAGAATAAacatctatataattttttgtttgaacAATATTCCTCCAGAGACTATGTAATGGATATAACAATTGATCCGGTGAATCATCTATTGGAATTATATTCCCTGGTAAAGAATCTAATATTATAGATCCTAAATTAGAAAATGGTACAGGTACCCCAAGAATTGATGCTAATGTAGGAACAAGATCAATTTGATTTACACTTCCAGTGCTCTTAATCAAATCTTTCTGTATAAGGGGAACAgttgaatatataaacatagcAGCCTCTATTTCGCTAGGGCTGTCTCCGCCATGATCTCCACTCTCTGTCATGCCATGATCTCCAACaacaaataatatcatatcttTATCAAGAGAATCAATAATCTCTTTTATAAGATTATTAGTATCATTCAATTTCCTAGACATTTCAGGATGCTGCGAACCATGTTTATGCCCGCAATGATCAATTCCAAGAACATGTGCTACAAGTAACGACcaatcattctttttcatttcaaagaaaattcgatatcTAACTTCCCTATCAACGGTATCAAGATCCCATACATTAAATGATGAAGAAGGAAACTGACGTTTAAATTTTCCAGGAAATAAATTGATCCAAGTATCATCACCCATAAAAACAACACCCTTTGCAGCAGTTTGTTCAATAAAATTGTCTTCGCCAATATTTCCAGAAGCAAAATTCGAACCAATATCTATGAATGTAGGTAAAGATCCTGCGGTAAGACCTTGAAGACGTTGCATCGTAGTTGTTGGGGGATCTGCTATGAATTTATACAGACGGCTATACAAAGGCTTTTTTTCCAGGAGTTCATGAATTATTGGTAATTTGTTACGATGAAAAGTTGTTGCCGAAGTACTGTCATCATACCAAGTCgcaaattcatattttaaagCATCAACTACAAGAAGCACAACTCTAGCTTTGGGTTCTAGACAGATTGCAGCAGCATGCTGTGTGTCTTTAAAGATGTTCGTTATACTACAATCTTCAAATGTTGTACAAGTCTTGCATTCTGCTCGTTCTGGTCTAGATACTCGATTAAGAAGAAAACCACTTGTAAACACTAAAAGTCCGGCTGTCATTAAATAAGACATCCATccttgaaataaaatgtagcCCCATAATTTGTTCATTTTGACGAAATTGCAattatgttttaattttattgatatttatcagTCTTCAAAGAAATCTGCATAATGTTTCATCTATCCATTCATGATAATTTATCAGCCACATTGTTCTTAACACATTGTTTCTAAGCACACTGAAACTTAACATATGAGTTTTACTTGCAAAATTTAATGTGGATTAACTTAGGAATCAGtatgaatgaacgaatatcGATTTTTGAATTTCACTCCTTTCCGAATCAAAGTATCAGTACAGTACTTTCAACATCATCGCATAACTTTCCATTAgaactaataataatgtatattttcattgttccCGATTGTTAAAAACTCATTTTATGTTAAGGATACGGACTTAGAAACCATTAGAAACACAGGGATAGGACGCAACATGCGGGGTGTGTTACAAAACATGGAAGGGGAACAGCGATCCGCCATTATAAATGAACAATATTGTAAACTGACACAAAGCGGTTACCAACAAGATATCctgatatattaatttgattagaactgaaaatattcgagaatATAAGATCTGATTGAAAACAGATCGCaactcgatcgtttctcgaaattaataaatgataaaaaacgaTCGGTGAATTGATTATCCTggcaattaataaaaatgatcaaaaaaattaatcgcaaaattagaaattttttgaatattcattttttatagtaatatataatttgttcaaaggaaaagattttaataatttcatatcaattcattaataattacgaaaatgtaattacaaattattttaaataaggCGCTCGAATCGTTCGAGAGCAATGGCGGATTACTGCAACGGGATTGGTGGAGAATGTATTCGCATACTCGCCAATTCAGTAATGCCAATGGTGACATTGAGAAATCGAATAATagtatttatgatatatcatGTATTAAGTAGGTTTATTAAGTTTCTTACAGTTGCCTGTAATTCTACATGACGTCTTTTTATTGGTTGCAATCAATGAACAAGCGGTTTCGTTTTCAATGTCTATAAccaattaaattatttgagaAAGCAGTGAATGGATTGAtcattatgtacatacatggacataataatttatactatgTTAGGGACCTCGCAGGGACAGTTTTACTTTTAGTAGAAACTTTCCGATTGTACTGATTGGTAAAATTGGTACTAAATTAGGTCAATGGGATTTTTCGTTGAGTGGAATTAGAGGAATAGAGACTGTttgattttcttcgtattaatCATATTACTCAAATTGTTATTGTGTTttgtgtaaaaatattttataatcttgaatattcgttatattatatttttagttcTAAAAGTTGAAACTTgattataatt contains:
- the LOC122626925 gene encoding GPI ethanolamine phosphate transferase 3, producing the protein MNKLWGYILFQGWMSYLMTAGLLVFTSGFLLNRVSRPERAECKTCTTFEDCSITNIFKDTQHAAAICLEPKARVVLLVVDALKYEFATWYDDSTSATTFHRNKLPIIHELLEKKPLYSRLYKFIADPPTTTMQRLQGLTAGSLPTFIDIGSNFASGNIGEDNFIEQTAAKGVVFMGDDTWINLFPGKFKRQFPSSSFNVWDLDTVDREVRYRIFFEMKKNDWSLLVAHVLGIDHCGHKHGSQHPEMSRKLNDTNNLIKEIIDSLDKDMILFVVGDHGMTESGDHGGDSPSEIEAAMFIYSTVPLIQKDLIKSTGSVNQIDLVPTLASILGVPVPFSNLGSIILDSLPGNIIPIDDSPDQLLYPLHSLWRNIVQTKNYIDVYSADTKLFTKTQLQRLENMYTFLSIQVKQINNLEEFKSFVENSKQYFNELKDVCSEVWVQFDSKLMSKGLLLMFCTLFFSYLIISGIPQHRMSAIFDTPFLQCSVLINSVIVMIVLCLFFLDIITDLKNTIFFATGTVSIFLLLLVIIPNWDVISMNFYSYRKFNKWSFFNRVILILTFCGLFSNSYIVEEDNVLAFLLVTLICLLVFSVREGNIEKRMKTFSRQSARSNSSTIIIVILCLACISIRLSYYFWQCREEHQDRTCSMFVSNKVGSFIPKNIERILLVITLFVLALYITIVRIWLRNCGNLTGFSLSIIVGQYCPVISGVCIGCYWVLQRLPKLSKVKFALSWQMYALPNMVYMICSLSIFILYYRPLNVYLLPKKKESINIYQRENIIPQLFEKIKESVCQKETNIDETPVVYGLGTVYSAAFISLNTFLTLLYSLLLGDMLSPSTFLMFITCISVLSLSAMERYKHATSASDLVNVPTSTLLCWFLIAEYFFYGTGHQATFSKIQWDAAFVGTGGHFHGNLLPAILIGINTFGSYIILGAMLPLLVIVPFTLYLIFPNLCRNKICEDNMKRGELVLYEQESIFHGAIFAASGKYILFHGIRTFGSMLAATIHCRHLMVWKIFAPKLIFQGIGFLVTLCSVLASLYMVLRIDRQVERLIKRIVKHR